The DNA segment TGACGGCAGTCTGATGCTGAATATGCGTGACAATCGGGGCGGCAGCAGGAGTGTTTATGTGACGGATGATCTGGGTAAGACGTGGGAGGCGCATCCCACGTCGCGGAAGGCTCTGATCGAGCCTGTGTGTATGGCGAGCATTATCAGGTTCGCATCGGTGAAGGACGGCGATGAGCGGAACATACTGCTGTTCAGCAATCCTGATAGGCGATCGGGCAGGAAGGACATAACGATCAAGGCGAGTCTGGACGAGGGCATGACGTGGAAGGAAGAGAATGAGCTTTTGATACATGAGCCCTATTGTGCGGGATATTCGTGCATGACGAAGATTGATGACGAGCATGTGGGGATATTGTATGAGGGCGGAGGGACCGCGCTGATGGTGTTCGAGAAGATACATATCGATGAGATCCTGGCTGAGTAGATTGATGTTAAAGAGTGTGTTTTGTATGCCGGAGAAGCAATGATATCGCGTGAGAGAGTATTGCTGGCCCTGAATCATATCGAGCCGGACAGGGTGCCATTTTTCTATCGGGATGTGCCCGAGGCTGAGTTCCATGTTTTGAAGGAGCTTGGGCTTAGCAGCCGGGATGAGCTGCTGGAGTATCTCGGTGTGGATTTTCGGTGGGTCGGGCCGGGGTATGTCGGTCCGAAGCTGTTCGATCCGGAGACAGGGATAAAGCGCGATATCTGGGGGATCGAGTACAAGTATGTGAAACTTGGTGAACGTAACGGTTACTGGGAGACGGTGAGTAATCCGCTTGCGGAGTGTAAGAGTGTGGAAGAGCTGGAGGAGTATGAGTGGCCGAGGGTCGAATGGTTTGATTTTTCTGTGGTCACTGAGAAGGTTCGCAAGTACAAGGATTACGCGATCATGACCGAGCCGGGGTTTGCGTCGCCTAGTCTGTTTCAGTGTCCTGTTCAGGGGCTGCTGGGGCAGGAGAGAGCGTTTATGGATGTGATCTCGGACAGCGAATTTTTCGAGGCGATGGTCGAGAAGGTTCTCGAGTTCCAGCTTCCGTTTATTGACATGATGCTGGAGGCGGGCGGGGGCAGGATCGATCTGTTTCGGATAGGGGACGATTTCGGGACGCAGCGGGGGTTGCTGATGAGTCCGGTGCAGTGGCGGAAGGCGCTTCGGCCTGGATTGAAGGCGATGTGTGAGCTGGCGG comes from the Anaerohalosphaera lusitana genome and includes:
- a CDS encoding uroporphyrinogen decarboxylase family protein; the protein is MISRERVLLALNHIEPDRVPFFYRDVPEAEFHVLKELGLSSRDELLEYLGVDFRWVGPGYVGPKLFDPETGIKRDIWGIEYKYVKLGERNGYWETVSNPLAECKSVEELEEYEWPRVEWFDFSVVTEKVRKYKDYAIMTEPGFASPSLFQCPVQGLLGQERAFMDVISDSEFFEAMVEKVLEFQLPFIDMMLEAGGGRIDLFRIGDDFGTQRGLLMSPVQWRKALRPGLKAMCELAENHHAHIYMHSCGAVRDLIPDLLELGVEVLDPLQVTAHGMVPAELKEAYGDKLCFSGGVDEQHLLREGDERAVCESVVELLDDMAKGGGFFIGPTHNFEADIPVGNILAMYRAAGDWSQSNY